From the genome of Bacteroides sp. MSB163, one region includes:
- a CDS encoding RnfABCDGE type electron transport complex subunit D — translation MENKLVISLSPHVHGGDSVKKNMYGVLIALIPAFLVSLYFFGLGALIVTATSVAACLFFEWAIGKFLMKKETTTICDGSAVITGVLLAFNLPSNLPIWIIILGALFAIGVGKMSFGGLGNNPFNPALAGRVFLLLSFPVQMTSWPVVGQLTSYTDATTAATPLNLMKQIVGGNIEALKDLPSSFDLLIGNNGGCLGEVSALALLLGLAYMLWKKIITWHIPISILATVFVFSGIMHLVDPELYVSPVLQLLTGGLMLGAIFMATDYVTSPMSKKGMLIYGVCIGLLTVIIRLFGAYPEGMSFAILIMNAFTPLINTYCKPKRFGEVAKKK, via the coding sequence ATGGAAAATAAATTAGTAATATCACTTTCACCCCACGTCCATGGTGGTGACAGCGTGAAAAAGAATATGTATGGTGTGCTTATTGCATTGATTCCTGCATTTCTTGTATCGCTCTATTTCTTCGGACTGGGTGCACTGATTGTCACGGCTACATCGGTAGCTGCCTGTTTGTTCTTCGAATGGGCTATTGGTAAATTCCTGATGAAGAAAGAAACCACAACAATCTGTGACGGCTCTGCTGTAATCACAGGTGTGTTGCTGGCATTCAATTTACCTTCCAATCTGCCTATCTGGATTATTATTCTGGGGGCATTGTTCGCCATAGGCGTAGGTAAGATGTCTTTTGGAGGATTGGGTAACAATCCGTTCAATCCTGCATTGGCAGGACGTGTGTTCCTGTTGCTCTCTTTCCCTGTGCAAATGACGAGTTGGCCGGTAGTGGGACAGTTGACTTCTTACACCGATGCTACGACGGCTGCTACTCCGCTTAATCTGATGAAGCAGATTGTCGGTGGAAATATAGAGGCTCTGAAAGATCTGCCTTCCTCTTTCGATTTGCTGATTGGTAATAATGGTGGTTGTCTGGGTGAAGTCAGTGCGTTGGCGTTACTGTTGGGATTAGCTTATATGCTTTGGAAGAAAATTATTACCTGGCATATTCCTATTTCTATATTGGCTACAGTATTTGTGTTCTCGGGTATTATGCATCTGGTAGATCCGGAACTGTATGTATCTCCCGTGCTTCAGCTGCTTACAGGTGGTTTGATGCTGGGTGCTATTTTTATGGCTACTGACTACGTCACTTCTCCGATGAGCAAGAAGGGGATGCTGATTTATGGTGTATGTATCGGGTTACTGACAGTGATTATCCGTCTGTTCGGTGCTTATCCCGAAGGTATGTCATTCGCTATTTTGATTATGAATGCCTTTACTCCGCTGATTAATACATATTGTAAACCTAAACGCTTTGGGGAGGTAGCGAAGAAGAAATGA